A portion of the Natrinema salaciae genome contains these proteins:
- a CDS encoding gluconate 2-dehydrogenase subunit 3 family protein, with amino-acid sequence MELTRRDAVAALAALGVGGGTLSGCAAPTGSAPGGSDGDPAADVDTERIRETLVAAAAVVYPSEVTGTATFVETFLEGRLEDPTHAANVDAAVAELNERADDWFGDAFPALSPADRDRCLRELGVDSAAEDPDGRTRERLRYYVVNELLVALYTSPTGGELVGIENPIGHPGGLESYQRGPDA; translated from the coding sequence ATGGAGCTGACCAGACGAGATGCGGTCGCCGCGCTGGCCGCACTCGGCGTCGGTGGCGGGACGCTGTCGGGCTGTGCGGCCCCGACCGGATCGGCCCCCGGCGGGAGCGACGGCGATCCGGCGGCCGACGTCGACACCGAGCGAATTCGCGAGACGCTGGTCGCAGCCGCCGCGGTCGTCTATCCCAGCGAGGTCACCGGCACGGCGACGTTCGTCGAGACGTTCCTCGAGGGCCGACTCGAGGACCCGACTCACGCGGCGAACGTGGACGCCGCGGTCGCGGAACTGAACGAGCGCGCCGACGACTGGTTCGGCGACGCGTTTCCGGCCCTCTCCCCCGCCGACCGGGACCGGTGCTTGCGGGAGCTCGGCGTGGATTCCGCGGCGGAGGACCCCGACGGGCGGACTCGCGAACGGCTGCGCTACTACGTCGTCAACGAACTGCTGGTGGCGCTGTACACCTCGCCGACCGGCGGCGAACTGGTCGGCATCGAGAACCCGATCGGCCACCCGGGCGGGCTCGAGAGCTACCAGCGGGGGCCGGACGCGTGA
- a CDS encoding ABC transporter permease, with translation MRSLRSRRRETTDGPPLGLLLLSGAIAVSVLFPLTYLVVEATTVDADRLWAMLVRPQTATIVTNSLLLMTGVTALSALIGVPLAWLTVQTDLPFRRFWSVAVALPLVVPSYIGAFAFVSAFGPQGEFQSILEPLGVEELPEIYGLPGATVVITLYTYPYVYLTVRAALLSFDTTLLDAARTLNHDTWTAFHRVTLPQIRPAVVAGSLLAALYAVSDFGTPAIMQLPVFTQQIFLEYRSFGRDYAAFLSLQLLVIVLVVLVLEWWARPDRTVQGDGSEGSSGPVVELGRWRWPATLLPAGVTGVALLVPLWILGLWLVTADPDARPELAFELEYAVNSVMVAGAAAFVAVLLALPVAYAAARHDSPLSTIFERSTYVGFAVPGIVLGLALVSAATTYESVRQAYDFTALPALYQTIPLLVFAYVVRFMPQAVGSIRTTTLQVDAKLVEAAHTLGETPFRTFRKVTLPLIAPGVTAGAALVFLTTMKELPATLLLRPTGFETLVTIIWKAQGEAFFQYAVIPALLLLAVSGLSLLVLLSQGGREGL, from the coding sequence ATGAGATCGCTCCGCTCACGACGACGCGAGACGACCGACGGACCGCCGCTCGGACTGTTGCTCCTGTCCGGCGCCATCGCCGTGAGCGTGCTGTTCCCGCTCACGTACCTCGTGGTCGAGGCGACGACCGTCGACGCGGACCGGCTCTGGGCGATGCTCGTCCGTCCACAGACCGCGACCATCGTGACGAACAGCCTCCTGCTCATGACCGGCGTCACGGCGCTGTCGGCGCTGATCGGCGTCCCGCTGGCGTGGCTCACCGTCCAGACCGATCTCCCCTTCCGCCGGTTCTGGTCCGTCGCCGTCGCCCTCCCACTCGTCGTCCCGAGCTATATCGGCGCGTTCGCCTTCGTCTCGGCATTCGGCCCGCAGGGCGAGTTTCAGTCGATTCTCGAGCCCCTCGGCGTCGAGGAGTTGCCCGAGATATACGGTCTCCCCGGTGCGACGGTCGTCATCACGCTCTACACCTATCCCTACGTCTACCTGACGGTACGAGCCGCCCTGCTGTCGTTCGACACGACGCTCCTCGACGCCGCCCGAACGCTGAACCACGATACGTGGACCGCGTTTCACCGCGTGACGCTCCCGCAGATCCGCCCCGCCGTCGTCGCCGGCAGCCTCCTCGCGGCGCTGTACGCCGTCTCCGACTTCGGGACGCCGGCGATCATGCAGCTCCCGGTGTTCACGCAGCAGATCTTCCTCGAGTACCGCTCTTTCGGCCGGGACTACGCGGCGTTCCTCTCGCTGCAACTGCTCGTGATCGTCCTCGTCGTCCTGGTCCTCGAGTGGTGGGCCCGCCCCGATCGGACGGTCCAGGGCGACGGCTCCGAGGGCTCGAGCGGCCCCGTCGTCGAACTCGGCCGGTGGCGCTGGCCGGCGACGCTCCTGCCCGCAGGGGTCACGGGCGTCGCGCTACTGGTCCCGCTGTGGATCCTCGGCCTCTGGCTCGTGACCGCCGATCCCGACGCGCGACCGGAGCTGGCGTTCGAACTCGAGTACGCCGTCAACTCCGTGATGGTGGCCGGGGCGGCCGCGTTCGTGGCCGTCCTCCTCGCTCTGCCGGTCGCGTACGCCGCGGCCAGACACGACTCGCCGCTGTCGACGATCTTCGAGCGATCGACCTACGTCGGCTTCGCCGTGCCGGGGATCGTCCTCGGGCTGGCGCTCGTCTCCGCCGCGACGACTTACGAGAGCGTCCGTCAGGCGTACGACTTCACCGCCCTGCCCGCCCTCTACCAGACGATTCCGCTGCTCGTGTTCGCCTACGTCGTCCGATTCATGCCGCAGGCTGTCGGCTCGATCCGAACCACGACGCTCCAGGTCGACGCGAAACTGGTCGAGGCCGCACACACGCTGGGCGAGACGCCGTTTCGGACGTTTCGAAAGGTGACGCTGCCGCTGATCGCGCCGGGCGTGACCGCCGGCGCGGCGCTCGTCTTCCTGACGACGATGAAGGAGCTTCCGGCGACCCTGCTCCTCCGACCGACCGGCTTCGAAACCCTCGTCACGATCATCTGGAAGGCACAGGGCGAAGCGTTCTTCCAGTACGCCGTCATCCCCGCGCTGCTGTTGCTGGCCGTCTCCGGGCTCTCGCTGCTCGTCCTCCTCTCACAAGGCGGGCGCGAAGGGCTCTGA
- a CDS encoding SOS response-associated peptidase, translating into MCGRYTLVVEQDDLESRFDARFRDESGAESDGAFTPRYNMAPGQELPVITNEDPETFRRLEWGLVPSWADDDSGGLINARAESVDEKPSFREAYERRRCLVPADGFYEWVETEDGKRPYRVTFEDDRVFAMAGLWERWEPETTQTGLAAFGGGVDDEAESGPLETFTVVTTEPNALVSDLHHRMAVILEPDAERRWLSGDAGREVLEPAPADGMRADPVSTAVNDPSTDEPSLIDPLEEV; encoded by the coding sequence ATGTGCGGTCGCTACACGCTCGTCGTCGAGCAGGACGATCTCGAGTCGCGGTTCGACGCCCGCTTCCGGGACGAGTCCGGTGCCGAATCGGACGGCGCGTTCACGCCGCGATACAACATGGCCCCCGGACAGGAGCTGCCGGTGATCACGAACGAGGACCCGGAGACGTTCCGACGCCTCGAGTGGGGGCTGGTGCCGTCGTGGGCCGACGACGACAGCGGCGGGCTGATCAACGCGAGAGCGGAGTCCGTCGACGAGAAGCCGAGCTTTCGCGAGGCGTACGAGCGACGGAGATGTCTCGTTCCGGCGGACGGCTTCTACGAGTGGGTCGAGACCGAGGATGGAAAACGACCCTATCGAGTCACCTTCGAGGACGATCGAGTGTTCGCGATGGCCGGGCTCTGGGAACGATGGGAACCGGAGACGACCCAGACGGGACTCGCCGCGTTCGGTGGCGGCGTCGACGACGAGGCCGAGAGCGGCCCGCTCGAGACGTTTACCGTCGTCACGACCGAGCCGAACGCGCTCGTTTCGGACCTGCACCACAGAATGGCCGTGATCCTCGAGCCCGACGCCGAGCGGCGGTGGCTCTCTGGCGACGCCGGTCGCGAGGTGCTCGAGCCGGCTCCAGCCGACGGGATGCGGGCCGACCCGGTCTCGACGGCGGTGAACGATCCGTCGACGGACGAGCCGTCGCTGATCGACCCGCTCGAGGAGGTCTGA
- a CDS encoding Rid family detoxifying hydrolase, whose amino-acid sequence MKRIIQTDDAPAAVGAYSQAAGNDSLLFTAGQIPMTADGELLDDEPIATQTEQALYNLDAVLDEADASSADILKVTVFLEDIGDFDAMNEAYADYFDDEPPARSAVEVAALPKGVGVEIEAVASLE is encoded by the coding sequence GTGAAACGAATCATCCAAACCGACGACGCGCCCGCCGCGGTCGGTGCCTACAGTCAGGCCGCCGGGAACGACTCGCTGCTGTTCACCGCCGGGCAGATCCCCATGACGGCCGACGGCGAGTTGCTCGACGACGAACCGATCGCGACCCAGACCGAGCAGGCGCTGTACAACCTCGACGCCGTCCTCGACGAGGCCGACGCGTCGTCCGCGGACATCCTCAAGGTGACCGTCTTCCTCGAGGACATCGGCGACTTCGACGCGATGAACGAGGCCTACGCCGACTACTTCGACGACGAACCGCCGGCCCGCAGCGCCGTCGAGGTTGCCGCCCTCCCCAAGGGCGTCGGCGTCGAGATCGAAGCCGTCGCGAGCCTCGAGTGA